A single window of Labrus mixtus chromosome 23, fLabMix1.1, whole genome shotgun sequence DNA harbors:
- the alox12 gene encoding arachidonate 12-lipoxygenase, 12S-type isoform X3, with translation MEVYTVTVATGTSDYSGTNNYIYVTLVGEKGESERTLLDNPGLDFCRGAVDQYKVSSSAPLGALLLVRLEKQRYWVEDNWFCRYVTVEPPGGDKPLTFPCYRWLIGDIKLEIREGTAKTPKDDSSPQLLAHRKAELQERKSAYRWVTWSPGIPRCIDAKTEADLPQDVRFDNEKRSDFEHSLHYALLELSLKKLAIRFGKSWDDLEDFKRIFWKLRSPVAEYCMEHWRDDWFFGYQCMNGSNPRMIRRCKKLPENFPIAADMVQSSMSPRTHLDRELKAGNIYLLDYAITDGIPTNTIRGRHQHIAAPLCLLYQHPDQGLIPVAIQLEQAPGLDTPIFLPTDPPLTWLLAKMWVRHSEFQVFQLLSHLLRTHLVIEVFCVATLRQLPAVHPVYKLLAPHLRYTLEINCRGRSQLISDNGIFKRVVSTGGEGLLVLSQREYQVLTYRSLQPRYDFTDRGVTQLDKYHYREHSLLLWDAIHRFVSGVVSVPQVCLCPSGLSLSLRFVSGVVSVPQVCLCHSGLSLSLRFVSVLSLSLRFVSGVVDLYYLSDQDVEEDLELQAWIGDITQEGFTELPNFGLSSKLSSREEVYTLLSVVIFIGTVQHAATNNGQFDWCAWVPNTPCTMRHPPPTDKDAVTMEMIMDTLPDVSQSCVQMAITWHLGRAQPDAIPLGQYTEEHFTEGRAQQVIDRFRTELKEIEEHIRSENEGAELQYLYLLPSRIENSITI, from the exons ATGGAGGTCTACACAGTGACAGTAGCGACGGGGACTTCAGATTATTCAGGCACCAACAACTACATCTATGTGACCCTGGTgggagagaaaggggagagTGAGCGCACCCTGCTGGACAACCCTGGACTGGACTTCTGCAGAGGAGCA GTGGATCAGTACAAGGTGAGCAGCAGTGCACCTTTGGGCGCCCTGTTACTGGTCAGATTGGAGAAACAGAGGTACTGGGTGGAAGATAACTGGTTCTGTCGCTACGTCACAGTGGAGCCTCCAGGGGGAGACAAACCGCTGACCTTCCCATGTTACCGCTGGTTAATAGGAGACATAAAGCTGGAGATCAGAGAGGGAACAG CAAAGACCCCGAAAGACGACTCGTCCCCTCAGCTGCTCGCTCACAGGAAGGCCGAGCTACAGGAGAGAAAGTCTGCCTacag ATGGGTGACTTGGTCTCCAGGGATTCCCAGATGTATCGACgcaaaaacagaagcagattTACCCCAAGATGTCCGCTTTGACAACGAGAAGAGGAGCGACTTTGAACACTCCTTACACTACGC CCTGCTGGAGCTGTCTCTCAAGAAACTGGCCATCAGGTTTGGAAAGTCCTGGGACGACCTGGAAGACTTCAAACGGATCTTCTGGAAGCTTCGGAGTCCCGTAGCAG agtACTGTATGGAGCACTGGAGGGACGACTGGTTCTTTGGGTATCAGTGTATGAACGGTTCCAACCCGAGGATGATCCGGAGGTGTAAGAAGCTTCCGGAGAATTTCCCCATCGCAGCGGACATGGTGCAGAGCTCCATGAGTCCCCGGACTCACCTGGACAGAGAACTGAAG GCAGGTAATATCTACCTGTTGGACTACGCCATCACAGACGGGATTCCCACCAACACGATCCGAGGTAGACATCAGCATATCGCTGCTCCGCTTTGCCTCCTGTACCAACACCCGGACCAGGGACTCATACCTGTTGCTATACAG CTGGAGCAGGCTCCCGGTTTGGACACGCCCATTTTCCTGCCCACAGACCCGCCCCTCACCTGGCTGCTGGCCAAGATGTGGGTGCGTCACTCTGAGTTCCAGGTGTTCCAGCTGCTGTCGCACCTGCTCAGGACTCACCTGGTCATAGAGGTGTTCTGTGTGGCAACTCTACGACAGCTGCCTGCTGTGCACCCTGTTTACAAG CTGCTGGCTCCTCACCTGCGATACACTCTGGAGATAAACTGTAGGGGGCGCTCTCAACTCATCTCTGATAACGGCATCTTCAAACGG GTGGTGTCCACAGGTGGGGAAGGTCTGTTGGTTCTGTCTCAGAGGGAGTATCAGGTGCTGACGTATCGCTCACTGCAGCCTCGATACGACTTCACAGACAGAGGAGTGACCCAATTGGACAAATACCACTACAGAGAGCACAGCCTGCTGCTGTGGGATGCcatacacag gttTGTCTCAGGTGTTGTCTCTGTCCCTCAGGTTTGTCTCTGTCCCTCAGGTTTGTCTCTGTCACTCAGGTTTGTCTCAGGTGTTGTCTCTGTCCCTCAGGTTTGTCTCTGTCACTCag GTTTGTCTCTGTCACTCaggtttgtctctgtgttgtctcTGTCCCTCAGGTTTGTCTCAGGTGTGGTGGATCTGTATTACCTGTCAGATCAGGATGTTGAGGAAGATCTTGAACTGCAGGCGTGGATCGGAGACATCACTCAGGAAGGATTCACAGAGCTCCCAAACTTTG GTCTGAGCAGTAAactgagcagcagagaggaggtctACACGCTGCTTTCAGTCGTCATCTTTATCGGCACGGTTCAACACGCCGCGACAAACAACggacag TTCGACTGGTGCGCCTGGGTCCCAAACACTCCCTGCACCATGAGACACCCCCCACCCACGGACAAGGatgctgttaccatggagatgATCATGGACACCCTCCCTGATGTGAGCCAATCGTGTGTTCAGATGGCGATCACCTGGCACCTGGGACGAGCTCAGCCGGACGCT aTCCCTCTGGGTCAGTACACCGAGGAGCATTTCACTGAGGGGCGGGCTCAGCAGGTGATTGACAGATTCAGGACGGAGCTGAAGGAGATTGAGGAGCACATTCGGAGTGAGAACGAAGGGGCGGAGCTTCAGTACCTGTACCTGCTGCCGAGCCGCATCGAGAACAGCATCactatataa
- the alox12 gene encoding arachidonate 12-lipoxygenase, 12S-type isoform X8 translates to MEVYTVTVATGTSDYSGTNNYIYVTLVGEKGESERTLLDNPGLDFCRGAVDQYKVSSSAPLGALLLVRLEKQRYWVEDNWFCRYVTVEPPGGDKPLTFPCYRWLIGDIKLEIREGTAKTPKDDSSPQLLAHRKAELQERKSAYRWVTWSPGIPRCIDAKTEADLPQDVRFDNEKRSDFEHSLHYALLELSLKKLAIRFGKSWDDLEDFKRIFWKLRSPVAEYCMEHWRDDWFFGYQCMNGSNPRMIRRCKKLPENFPIAADMVQSSMSPRTHLDRELKAGNIYLLDYAITDGIPTNTIRGRHQHIAAPLCLLYQHPDQGLIPVAIQLEQAPGLDTPIFLPTDPPLTWLLAKMWVRHSEFQVFQLLSHLLRTHLVIEVFCVATLRQLPAVHPVYKLLAPHLRYTLEINCRGRSQLISDNGIFKRVVSTGGEGLLVLSQREYQVLTYRSLQPRYDFTDRGVTQLDKYHYREHSLLLWDAIHRFVSGVVSVPQVCLCPSGLSLSLRFVSVTQVCLCVVSVPQVCLCHSGLSLCCLCPSGLSQVWWICITCQIRMLRKILNCRRGSETSLRKDSQSSQTLVSHSFTFCI, encoded by the exons ATGGAGGTCTACACAGTGACAGTAGCGACGGGGACTTCAGATTATTCAGGCACCAACAACTACATCTATGTGACCCTGGTgggagagaaaggggagagTGAGCGCACCCTGCTGGACAACCCTGGACTGGACTTCTGCAGAGGAGCA GTGGATCAGTACAAGGTGAGCAGCAGTGCACCTTTGGGCGCCCTGTTACTGGTCAGATTGGAGAAACAGAGGTACTGGGTGGAAGATAACTGGTTCTGTCGCTACGTCACAGTGGAGCCTCCAGGGGGAGACAAACCGCTGACCTTCCCATGTTACCGCTGGTTAATAGGAGACATAAAGCTGGAGATCAGAGAGGGAACAG CAAAGACCCCGAAAGACGACTCGTCCCCTCAGCTGCTCGCTCACAGGAAGGCCGAGCTACAGGAGAGAAAGTCTGCCTacag ATGGGTGACTTGGTCTCCAGGGATTCCCAGATGTATCGACgcaaaaacagaagcagattTACCCCAAGATGTCCGCTTTGACAACGAGAAGAGGAGCGACTTTGAACACTCCTTACACTACGC CCTGCTGGAGCTGTCTCTCAAGAAACTGGCCATCAGGTTTGGAAAGTCCTGGGACGACCTGGAAGACTTCAAACGGATCTTCTGGAAGCTTCGGAGTCCCGTAGCAG agtACTGTATGGAGCACTGGAGGGACGACTGGTTCTTTGGGTATCAGTGTATGAACGGTTCCAACCCGAGGATGATCCGGAGGTGTAAGAAGCTTCCGGAGAATTTCCCCATCGCAGCGGACATGGTGCAGAGCTCCATGAGTCCCCGGACTCACCTGGACAGAGAACTGAAG GCAGGTAATATCTACCTGTTGGACTACGCCATCACAGACGGGATTCCCACCAACACGATCCGAGGTAGACATCAGCATATCGCTGCTCCGCTTTGCCTCCTGTACCAACACCCGGACCAGGGACTCATACCTGTTGCTATACAG CTGGAGCAGGCTCCCGGTTTGGACACGCCCATTTTCCTGCCCACAGACCCGCCCCTCACCTGGCTGCTGGCCAAGATGTGGGTGCGTCACTCTGAGTTCCAGGTGTTCCAGCTGCTGTCGCACCTGCTCAGGACTCACCTGGTCATAGAGGTGTTCTGTGTGGCAACTCTACGACAGCTGCCTGCTGTGCACCCTGTTTACAAG CTGCTGGCTCCTCACCTGCGATACACTCTGGAGATAAACTGTAGGGGGCGCTCTCAACTCATCTCTGATAACGGCATCTTCAAACGG GTGGTGTCCACAGGTGGGGAAGGTCTGTTGGTTCTGTCTCAGAGGGAGTATCAGGTGCTGACGTATCGCTCACTGCAGCCTCGATACGACTTCACAGACAGAGGAGTGACCCAATTGGACAAATACCACTACAGAGAGCACAGCCTGCTGCTGTGGGATGCcatacacag gttTGTCTCAGGTGTTGTCTCTGTCCCTCAGGTTTGTCTCTGTCCCTCAGGTTTGTCTCTGTCACTCAG GTTTGTCTCTGTCACTCaggtttgtctctgtgttgtctctgtccctcag GTTTGTCTCTGTCACTCaggtttgtctctgtgttgtctcTGTCCCTCAGGTTTGTCTCAGGTGTGGTGGATCTGTATTACCTGTCAGATCAGGATGTTGAGGAAGATCTTGAACTGCAGGCGTGGATCGGAGACATCACTCAGGAAGGATTCACAGAGCTCCCAAACTTTGGTCAGTCATTCTTTTACCTTCTGTATCTGA
- the alox12 gene encoding arachidonate 12-lipoxygenase, 12S-type isoform X7, whose translation MEVYTVTVATGTSDYSGTNNYIYVTLVGEKGESERTLLDNPGLDFCRGAVDQYKVSSSAPLGALLLVRLEKQRYWVEDNWFCRYVTVEPPGGDKPLTFPCYRWLIGDIKLEIREGTAKTPKDDSSPQLLAHRKAELQERKSAYRWVTWSPGIPRCIDAKTEADLPQDVRFDNEKRSDFEHSLHYALLELSLKKLAIRFGKSWDDLEDFKRIFWKLRSPVAEYCMEHWRDDWFFGYQCMNGSNPRMIRRCKKLPENFPIAADMVQSSMSPRTHLDRELKAGNIYLLDYAITDGIPTNTIRGRHQHIAAPLCLLYQHPDQGLIPVAIQLEQAPGLDTPIFLPTDPPLTWLLAKMWVRHSEFQVFQLLSHLLRTHLVIEVFCVATLRQLPAVHPVYKLLAPHLRYTLEINCRGRSQLISDNGIFKRVVSTGGEGLLVLSQREYQVLTYRSLQPRYDFTDRGVTQLDKYHYREHSLLLWDAIHRFVSGVVSVPQVCLCPSGLSLSLRFVSVTQVCLCVVSVPQVCLCVCLCHSGLSLCCLCPSGLSQVWWICITCQIRMLRKILNCRRGSETSLRKDSQSSQTLVSHSFTFCI comes from the exons ATGGAGGTCTACACAGTGACAGTAGCGACGGGGACTTCAGATTATTCAGGCACCAACAACTACATCTATGTGACCCTGGTgggagagaaaggggagagTGAGCGCACCCTGCTGGACAACCCTGGACTGGACTTCTGCAGAGGAGCA GTGGATCAGTACAAGGTGAGCAGCAGTGCACCTTTGGGCGCCCTGTTACTGGTCAGATTGGAGAAACAGAGGTACTGGGTGGAAGATAACTGGTTCTGTCGCTACGTCACAGTGGAGCCTCCAGGGGGAGACAAACCGCTGACCTTCCCATGTTACCGCTGGTTAATAGGAGACATAAAGCTGGAGATCAGAGAGGGAACAG CAAAGACCCCGAAAGACGACTCGTCCCCTCAGCTGCTCGCTCACAGGAAGGCCGAGCTACAGGAGAGAAAGTCTGCCTacag ATGGGTGACTTGGTCTCCAGGGATTCCCAGATGTATCGACgcaaaaacagaagcagattTACCCCAAGATGTCCGCTTTGACAACGAGAAGAGGAGCGACTTTGAACACTCCTTACACTACGC CCTGCTGGAGCTGTCTCTCAAGAAACTGGCCATCAGGTTTGGAAAGTCCTGGGACGACCTGGAAGACTTCAAACGGATCTTCTGGAAGCTTCGGAGTCCCGTAGCAG agtACTGTATGGAGCACTGGAGGGACGACTGGTTCTTTGGGTATCAGTGTATGAACGGTTCCAACCCGAGGATGATCCGGAGGTGTAAGAAGCTTCCGGAGAATTTCCCCATCGCAGCGGACATGGTGCAGAGCTCCATGAGTCCCCGGACTCACCTGGACAGAGAACTGAAG GCAGGTAATATCTACCTGTTGGACTACGCCATCACAGACGGGATTCCCACCAACACGATCCGAGGTAGACATCAGCATATCGCTGCTCCGCTTTGCCTCCTGTACCAACACCCGGACCAGGGACTCATACCTGTTGCTATACAG CTGGAGCAGGCTCCCGGTTTGGACACGCCCATTTTCCTGCCCACAGACCCGCCCCTCACCTGGCTGCTGGCCAAGATGTGGGTGCGTCACTCTGAGTTCCAGGTGTTCCAGCTGCTGTCGCACCTGCTCAGGACTCACCTGGTCATAGAGGTGTTCTGTGTGGCAACTCTACGACAGCTGCCTGCTGTGCACCCTGTTTACAAG CTGCTGGCTCCTCACCTGCGATACACTCTGGAGATAAACTGTAGGGGGCGCTCTCAACTCATCTCTGATAACGGCATCTTCAAACGG GTGGTGTCCACAGGTGGGGAAGGTCTGTTGGTTCTGTCTCAGAGGGAGTATCAGGTGCTGACGTATCGCTCACTGCAGCCTCGATACGACTTCACAGACAGAGGAGTGACCCAATTGGACAAATACCACTACAGAGAGCACAGCCTGCTGCTGTGGGATGCcatacacag gttTGTCTCAGGTGTTGTCTCTGTCCCTCAGGTTTGTCTCTGTCCCTCAGGTTTGTCTCTGTCACTCAG GTTTGTCTCTGTCACTCaggtttgtctctgtgttgtctctgtccctcaggtttgtctctgt GTTTGTCTCTGTCACTCaggtttgtctctgtgttgtctcTGTCCCTCAGGTTTGTCTCAGGTGTGGTGGATCTGTATTACCTGTCAGATCAGGATGTTGAGGAAGATCTTGAACTGCAGGCGTGGATCGGAGACATCACTCAGGAAGGATTCACAGAGCTCCCAAACTTTGGTCAGTCATTCTTTTACCTTCTGTATCTGA
- the alox12 gene encoding arachidonate 12-lipoxygenase, 12S-type isoform X9, with amino-acid sequence MEVYTVTVATGTSDYSGTNNYIYVTLVGEKGESERTLLDNPGLDFCRGAVDQYKVSSSAPLGALLLVRLEKQRYWVEDNWFCRYVTVEPPGGDKPLTFPCYRWLIGDIKLEIREGTAKTPKDDSSPQLLAHRKAELQERKSAYRWVTWSPGIPRCIDAKTEADLPQDVRFDNEKRSDFEHSLHYALLELSLKKLAIRFGKSWDDLEDFKRIFWKLRSPVAEYCMEHWRDDWFFGYQCMNGSNPRMIRRCKKLPENFPIAADMVQSSMSPRTHLDRELKAGNIYLLDYAITDGIPTNTIRGRHQHIAAPLCLLYQHPDQGLIPVAIQLEQAPGLDTPIFLPTDPPLTWLLAKMWVRHSEFQVFQLLSHLLRTHLVIEVFCVATLRQLPAVHPVYKLLAPHLRYTLEINCRGRSQLISDNGIFKRVVSTGGEGLLVLSQREYQVLTYRSLQPRYDFTDRGVTQLDKYHYREHSLLLWDAIHRFVSGVVSVPQVCLCPSGLSLSLRFVSGVVSVPQVCLCHSGLSLCCLCPSGLSQVLSLSLRFVSVTQVCLCVVSVPQVCLRCGGSVLPVRSGC; translated from the exons ATGGAGGTCTACACAGTGACAGTAGCGACGGGGACTTCAGATTATTCAGGCACCAACAACTACATCTATGTGACCCTGGTgggagagaaaggggagagTGAGCGCACCCTGCTGGACAACCCTGGACTGGACTTCTGCAGAGGAGCA GTGGATCAGTACAAGGTGAGCAGCAGTGCACCTTTGGGCGCCCTGTTACTGGTCAGATTGGAGAAACAGAGGTACTGGGTGGAAGATAACTGGTTCTGTCGCTACGTCACAGTGGAGCCTCCAGGGGGAGACAAACCGCTGACCTTCCCATGTTACCGCTGGTTAATAGGAGACATAAAGCTGGAGATCAGAGAGGGAACAG CAAAGACCCCGAAAGACGACTCGTCCCCTCAGCTGCTCGCTCACAGGAAGGCCGAGCTACAGGAGAGAAAGTCTGCCTacag ATGGGTGACTTGGTCTCCAGGGATTCCCAGATGTATCGACgcaaaaacagaagcagattTACCCCAAGATGTCCGCTTTGACAACGAGAAGAGGAGCGACTTTGAACACTCCTTACACTACGC CCTGCTGGAGCTGTCTCTCAAGAAACTGGCCATCAGGTTTGGAAAGTCCTGGGACGACCTGGAAGACTTCAAACGGATCTTCTGGAAGCTTCGGAGTCCCGTAGCAG agtACTGTATGGAGCACTGGAGGGACGACTGGTTCTTTGGGTATCAGTGTATGAACGGTTCCAACCCGAGGATGATCCGGAGGTGTAAGAAGCTTCCGGAGAATTTCCCCATCGCAGCGGACATGGTGCAGAGCTCCATGAGTCCCCGGACTCACCTGGACAGAGAACTGAAG GCAGGTAATATCTACCTGTTGGACTACGCCATCACAGACGGGATTCCCACCAACACGATCCGAGGTAGACATCAGCATATCGCTGCTCCGCTTTGCCTCCTGTACCAACACCCGGACCAGGGACTCATACCTGTTGCTATACAG CTGGAGCAGGCTCCCGGTTTGGACACGCCCATTTTCCTGCCCACAGACCCGCCCCTCACCTGGCTGCTGGCCAAGATGTGGGTGCGTCACTCTGAGTTCCAGGTGTTCCAGCTGCTGTCGCACCTGCTCAGGACTCACCTGGTCATAGAGGTGTTCTGTGTGGCAACTCTACGACAGCTGCCTGCTGTGCACCCTGTTTACAAG CTGCTGGCTCCTCACCTGCGATACACTCTGGAGATAAACTGTAGGGGGCGCTCTCAACTCATCTCTGATAACGGCATCTTCAAACGG GTGGTGTCCACAGGTGGGGAAGGTCTGTTGGTTCTGTCTCAGAGGGAGTATCAGGTGCTGACGTATCGCTCACTGCAGCCTCGATACGACTTCACAGACAGAGGAGTGACCCAATTGGACAAATACCACTACAGAGAGCACAGCCTGCTGCTGTGGGATGCcatacacag gttTGTCTCAGGTGTTGTCTCTGTCCCTCAGGTTTGTCTCTGTCCCTCAGGTTTGTCTCTGTCACTCAGGTTTGTCTCAGGTGTTGTCTCTGTCCCTCAGGTTTGTCTCTGTCACTCaggtttgtctctgtgttgtctctgtccctcag gCTTGTCTCAGGTGTTGTCTCTGTCCCTCAGGTTTGTCTCTGTCACTCaggtttgtctctgtgttgtctcTGTCCCTCAGGTTTGTCTCAGGTGTGGTGGATCTGTATTACCTGTCAGATCAGGATGTTGA